cacttaggcctaatAATGATGACagttggagagctaagtatttttttttttttttttttttaggtggtacttggtgtaaaaggttggAGAACCACTTGGTTATATATCATCTTTTATACCGTTCACTATTCACCTTTGGTCGGCCTTGATGCAGATGACGCTCTCGGTGCCGATGCCCAAAGCCGCTGCTCCTTTCTTGATGGAGAAATGACTCTAGGAAATATGAACATATGAAACATGTAacctcatcatcatcgtcgtgtGTCATGTGAGAGTATATTGACACGAAGGTGAAACACCAACAATGTTCGTCTCGGTGAATAAATGAGCGCTGTGAAGTCATtgcaatgagtgaaaataggaTGATGGGATATGATTTGAGGTGTTACATGTTCGGAGGTGAAGGCCACCAGCCGGGGAACGGATGACATTCCTTTCTCCTTGACTTCAGGGAACATCTTGAAGCGGGCCAGCAGCATGGCGTACATGTTGGAAATGGCGCCACCTGGTCGACAAGAGGACAACTGCAGTTGACGACCTTTTTCGAGACATGCAGGAGCCTCCTCGTTTTACGACGCAGAGGAGGAAAGTCACAATTAAATCAACATTTTGTACGTAGGCCATACCTATAAAACAATGAAGAGGAAAAACGATAAGCACGGGCGTTAACTGCGCGTACGGGTGCCGTTCGTAACCTCACAATagcgtcgtaaaccgaggagccCGATGGAAGCATCCAATTTTACAAATATCGACGTACATTAGAATAAGAATAAAAGCAGCATTGACCCTGGAGGTAGATTGCCTTTTGGAGTGTGTTAGTTGAGAATGTGCTCAGTGTTCTAGATCGTGTTCAGATTTGAAATAGCAAAACTCAAATTTGGAAGGGGTCTCTTCATTTTTCTCCACACGCATTCTTATTTATACACACCAattcaaaaatattcagatcCTTTCAACTTCCCTGTCTGCTGCAATCGCGAATAAAATATCGAAACAAGTCCAATATATTTGTAAAGCCTATATATAAGCATGTCAATGTATTCAAATGAAATCCTCTACAATGTTCATAAAAAGGATTAAAACCGAAACAAAATTCCAAAgcgtggttgtgtgtgtgtttccccaATTGTTCCGCTTTAATTGTCTGGCCTactttcaaacctttttttttttttggggggggggggggggggcaacctcATCTCTATGCAAATGACGATGTGGGTGTGCGCATGCGCACCGGGCGAGAAGATGCCGTCGCCGCGGCCGTCGTGCCAGCCGATGATCTCGCGCATCTTCTTGAGCGTCACGTACTCCAGCAGCACGAACACCGGCGCCACCTCGTACGTGAACCTGAGGGCGGCCGTGGTGACGTCACTGGCACAATTTGCTAGCTCCACAAACAAATAAGCTCCAATACGAGAGCTCCATGAAACACTGACGTCATAATTAGAATGACACTTATTAACATGTTTGTTatgttattataattattattataatctgTATGACTACATGGCAGcatcaaaatattaggaacagctctcagTGCAGTTTTGTAAGCCATAACCACAATTATAAACATAGAAGAGCCTtattatatctattttttaaattggttaagttgtgcagctgtacctaatgaagtgtccaacGAGTTTATTTTACGAGCCATATCTTTCTTATATGAATGCAAAAAGAGGTAGCCGTTTTAAACAGCATGGGGGAAATTTCATGAGAAGTGTAGTGTGCTGCAATAATGCAAAAACGTATTTTCAAGTATGGACATTTTCAAGTTAACATGGCCAGTCGTAAAAGGGCCGTAAAAAAACACACTTGGAGTCATGCCCATAAAATGTGTGACCTTTCAGGCTATAATTAATTGCCCATGGTCTatcactctctttttttttgttttttttgtttttttttggggtgtgtgtgtgggggggggggggggggttgtgactGTTTGACAAGCTGCATGAGGCTTTATCAGCCCAAAAGCAGACACACGCTAAATGGAGCCGCTGGATTTAATTTCACAGGCAATTTTCTCCCTCTCTTGTTCCCATGGGGAtaatggcggggggggggggggggggggggcgaagggGGCTAATTCActtctttttgttcatttggcAGGAGAAGGGGCCAAAAGGGGCACTTATCGGCGTGTGCGCACAACAGGAAATGGAACGCAAGATGCTGattataatgatgataatgatgacgaGCAGCCTGAACTTACATGTTGGTGTTGGCGGTGGACGTCAGCCAATCAGCTGCCAGGCCCACCATGTCCAATCCAGTGGAGAGCTGGTTGAAGTACCTGGGGTGggctgggggcggggggggggggggcaattggGTAAAACAATTCAACATATTAGACATAAATAGTCACATCTTAAGTTTACGTGCATGTGGTCGCTGTGGGCTGAAGTAATTGACAAGGTAAATAAaacatggtgaaaaaaaaatatcaaagctGTTTAATTCTAatcaaattttgtatttttgtttgtagcGGATTGATTTTTGGATCAAATAGGGAAACAAGATTCATTCTGCATACACTTAGCAACTCAGGTTTTGCATACTAGACGAAATCAGCAGCAGggatgtatattatatatatatatatatttatatatatatcaagcAAACTCAgttgaaataaagaaaaaaaaaagaatatggtCATCCAATCATTTGGAGTGCCACAAGGCACACAGCTTGCTCCCCATTTGTTTGTCTCATTCCCCATTCAATATTTACTCACATTTCCCAGCACAGACATGCAAATATTTTAGTAGCTGTTGTCTATTTTAATTTCCGTGTGGGTTTAATTATTTGGCGCGTGCAAATGAGTGGCAATTTTAAAAAGGTCTTTGAAATTCCGGTGAGAATTGCATCTTCAGGTTTGAAATTTGAAATCAACTATTagagtgacatttttatttgtatgtcagCCGGCTGCAAAAGGGTTCCACATATATTTTGAATCGGAAGCAAGGTAAATGTCAGCTgaataacacatttttgtttgtccatTTTTGACATACAACAGCGCTGTTATGAACATTCATTTGATTTAGTTTGCCAGTTTTTGGGTGCGTGATTTTGGGCCCAAAGCTGCACGTGACGGCAAAATCCGCCGATCGTTATCTTTGCAGCCTTGAGGGCCTCATTTTCCATGTTACCTTCTAAAACCAAGAACAATGTCTGATCGAGTAATTTCCCCACACTTAAAAGCCTTTCAATGTTGGCCATTTTGCACGTGTCCCCGTGGTTACAATGACAGCGCGCGTGTGCGCTCACCTGTTTTGATGGCGTACTTGAGCGTGGCGCGGCAGCTGATCAAGATGTCGTCCAGCGTGCTGGGCTCGTGCTGCAGCTCCCAGTTGTTGTTCTGCAGCAGCTCGCTGGGGTAGTGGAAGTCGATGACTTTGCTGTCGCGGTCGAACGACTCCACGATGTAGGCCAGCAGGATGTCCACCACCTCCTGCAGGAAGCTCAGCGTCTTGGCGTCGCCGTCCAGGGCCGGCAGGAGGTCTGGGACGCGGACGGACGGGCAAATTCACACATTTAGGCGTCGTTTCGTTTCAGTCATATAGATCTTTCTGGAACGTGAATCTGTTGCACGTTATTTTTGCCgctgggggggggtgggggaaatcAAGGTGACCTCTGCAGCATCAATAAACTAAACGCCTTCAAATCAAGCGTGCCATTTATTAATTATGCGCACTAAGATACCAATTGAAAACGAAGGCatgtcatacattttaataaaggtCGATTGCGTAACGACGCACGTAACAGGTGCGCAACTATTTTACCATCCGAAATGCGCAGGAAAACAGGCCTGAAATCACTCGTCCTATTTCTGTTGAAATTGTTTGCGTCTCCACGTGACATCTGCAGATTTGTCGTTTTGCTTTTCCGTGCGCATACCTGTTGAGTAGAGGTCGGAGAAGCCTCGCACGGCGTCTTTGGTGCAGTTGCAGCTTTTGTTGCATCCGCAGCTGCCGTCCGCGGCGTCGGGTTGCCGCGCTGGCGGCGGGGGGCTCGGCGCCGCCTTTGTCGCCCTCCGCCACGTTCAGGAGCGCTTCGACACACACACGATCGTTTCAATTCAATTCGAGAAAATGCACTTGTCTTccaccaaaaatacaaaaaacaccaATTGGACGCATACCACATAATTTGGATCCGAGCCCTCCGGAGAGTTTCTGGGCCGCCGCCTGGCACCAAGCCCGGGCTACAAGACAGAAAAACACGCGCAActttaaggggggggggaaaaaaaataaaataaaaagatgcacaaaaatgtcacGCAAGTTCCGCAACACGATGGTTTAAATGCTAATGAATCAAAAAATGACCATGGAGGCCCGCGCGAAGGCGCGCGCGGCGCACTCACGCGTGTTGGGGCTCCGGCTGCCCGAATTGTCCCCCGCACCGAGGGACCAGAAGCCCGGGGACGCCATCGCTCAGGAGCGCGCCGAGTGTGGCGGCGGCGGCTGGTGGTGGGGCGGCTCGACGTCAGCGGGCGCGCGCACATCCACGCACACGCcaggaggacaaaaaaaatataagagggggcggggggggggggagatcaCGACGCTCCTCAGCTGCAGAATATAaattctctctcacacacacacacacacaactgggAAATTATGTAGCTCAgaaaaaacaacccccccccccccaaaaaaaaaaaaccccaagtGTGGTTACctcctgaaaaaaaagaagcgagTGGATTAGAAAGCATCGCGTGGAGGTGCGGGAATGACGTCCACTCTCAGGTCATcccagaaaaaaagggaaaaaaaaacaaaaaaacaacaaaaaaaaccccaaatggTGACGCATTCACTTGCGGGTCATGCCGAGCTGCGTGGCGTCGTGACTCCAACACGCTCGCCACACTTCACCCTCCGAACGTGCCGAACGCCAACCGAGACGTCTGCCCGGGAGGGCGTCTCATTGGGCGGCTGCCGGCGGAGCCTGCCCCCCTCCTACCGTTGCTGGGGGCCAAAAAGAGACACGAGAAGGGGGTCTCCGAGTCTCGCTTAGTGTCACAGCTCGCTACACTTAAATTATTTCATACTCGTGACTTGAACACACTTTTGTACTGTGTCTGTGGCGGAATGAGACCACGGCCGGCTTGAAGGGGGCGTGGCCACACTACATTCATGACAATCCAGAAAACAAAACGTCCATGATTGGGTTCAATagtattgatatatttttataataattccccttaggttttgtttttaatactaCGTCGAGGAGACCTGCATGGACCACTCGCCCTAGGTTGCCCACCTCCTTTTTAAAACCTTTCAGACCAAACCGGTTTGACCCCCcaccaaccccaaaaaaaatctgaatttccaCCTTATAATGGAAGTAAACATCTGTTGAATCATTCACTTATTAAATATTTCAGACTACTGCTGCCATTTTGTATCCGTGGCGCACCCCAGGATGCACAACTTGGTCcccattattattcttatttttttactattttcacAGTATCCAAAAAGATGCTTAAAAAAGCAAGTTttatcattcattttaatgattgtagtattattattatttttttttcccccacacataCAATATCTCAGgatctggcggcacggtagacaactggttagcacgtctgcctcacagttctgaggaccggggttcaaatcccagcccgcctgtgtggagtttgcatgttctctccgggcacgccgatttcctcccacatcttaaaaacatgcatggcaggttgattgaggactctaaattgctcttaggtgtgaatgtgtgcgcgaatgtttgtttgtttgtttcattggcctttctgtgtggaatttACTGGCATACATGTCCAAACGCTTGCATCGGCTTCCTCcaccatttcaaaaacatttaggTTGGCTTCCCTGAAGACTAAACTGTCCTTAGATGTGAATAT
The genomic region above belongs to Phycodurus eques isolate BA_2022a chromosome 21, UOR_Pequ_1.1, whole genome shotgun sequence and contains:
- the LOC133396447 gene encoding LOW QUALITY PROTEIN: glutamate decarboxylase 2-like (The sequence of the model RefSeq protein was modified relative to this genomic sequence to represent the inferred CDS: deleted 1 base in 1 codon), translated to MASPGFWSLGAGDNSGSRSPNTPRAWCQAAAQKLSGGLGSKLCALLNVAEGDKGGAEPPAASRQPDAADGSCGCNKSCNCTKDAVRGFSDLYSTDLLPALDGDAKTLSFLQEVVDILLAYIVESFDRDSKVIDFHYPSELLQNNNWELQHEPSTLDDILISCRATLKYAIKTAHPRYFNQLSTGLDMVGLAADWLTSTANTNMFTYEVAPVFVLLEYVTLKKMREIIGWHDGRGDGIFSPGGAISNMYAMLLARFKMFPEVKEKGMSSVPRLVAFTSEHSHFSIKKGAAALGIGTESVICIKADQSGKLIPADLERRIVEAKQKGFVPFFVSATAGTTVYGAFDPLVAISDICRKYDVWMHVDGAWGGSLLMSRRHRWKLDGVERANSVTWNPHKMMSVPLQCSALLVREEGLMQKCNQMQACYLFQQDKHYDLSYDTGDKALQCGRHVDIFKLWLMWRAKGTVGFEAQIDKCLELSEYLYNKIKDREGYQMVFDGKPQHTNVCFWYLPPGMRYMDDTDEKKKRLHKVAPVIKARMMEYGTTMVSYQPQGDKVNFFRMVISNPAATFQDIDFLIEEIERLGQDL